One genomic window of Candidatus Beckwithbacteria bacterium includes the following:
- a CDS encoding AarF/ABC1/UbiB kinase family protein has protein sequence MPKFIVGNKKKVTHLTVGQKIKCIFQDLGPTYIKFGQTLSCHPDLLPRNVIHELEKLQDKVEPFSFSQVGKIVKKTFKKPLSEVFTNFSQEPLASASIAQVHLAELSTGEKVAVKIQRPNLEKNIRKDIELLHLLALLAEKNIPELKRYELVHLVSEFEKSIEKEIDFRLEADNFDHFRRNFSDILEIYFPKVYREYSNRYVLTLEYIYGAKIDSILKEDSTHNRNLVAERGIAAVYKQIFEDGFFHADPHKGNLIIMKDDVVCFIDAGMVGFLNTEVKDFLTNLLIAISDRNINSIISLFINEGMVPDDCKTDNFKEDLDDIFNRYYGTDLQNVNISEILNKFITLVYHYQIRLPSSMLLVIRCLIILEGVGNQIDPQFNPTANMIPYAQKMLSKQFQPAKIISDLNQFLKENLWVMKSFPNDLLLLLQKIIKGKYEIKLDHEGLEDLNQTINKASSRLTSGILATGAIVASSLIIRSNLPPLISGFSIFGILGYIISFIIIISIFLTIRKDIK, from the coding sequence TTGCCTAAATTCATTGTCGGTAATAAGAAAAAAGTTACTCATTTGACTGTAGGTCAAAAGATTAAGTGTATTTTTCAAGATTTAGGCCCTACTTATATTAAATTCGGACAAACTCTCAGTTGCCATCCGGACCTACTTCCTCGCAATGTTATTCATGAATTGGAAAAATTGCAGGATAAAGTTGAGCCTTTTAGTTTTAGCCAAGTTGGAAAAATTGTTAAAAAGACTTTTAAGAAACCACTTTCTGAAGTATTTACAAATTTTAGTCAGGAGCCTTTAGCCTCAGCTTCAATTGCCCAAGTACACTTAGCAGAGCTATCAACAGGAGAAAAAGTCGCTGTGAAAATCCAACGGCCTAATTTGGAAAAAAATATCCGTAAAGATATTGAGTTGCTGCATTTATTAGCTTTGTTGGCTGAAAAAAATATCCCTGAATTAAAACGCTATGAACTAGTTCATTTAGTTTCTGAATTTGAAAAGTCAATTGAAAAAGAAATTGACTTTAGGTTAGAAGCTGATAATTTTGATCATTTCCGGAGGAATTTTAGTGATATTCTCGAAATTTACTTTCCCAAAGTCTATCGCGAATATTCCAACCGCTATGTTTTAACTCTGGAGTATATTTATGGAGCCAAGATTGATTCTATCCTTAAAGAAGATTCTACACATAACCGAAACTTAGTAGCAGAGCGGGGCATTGCCGCTGTATATAAACAGATTTTTGAGGACGGCTTTTTCCACGCTGATCCTCATAAAGGCAACTTGATTATCATGAAAGATGATGTTGTCTGTTTTATTGATGCTGGCATGGTGGGATTTTTGAACACAGAAGTTAAGGATTTTTTAACCAATCTTTTGATTGCCATTTCAGACAGAAATATTAACAGCATCATTTCTTTATTTATCAACGAAGGTATGGTTCCAGATGATTGCAAGACTGATAATTTTAAAGAGGATCTGGATGATATTTTCAACCGCTACTACGGCACTGATTTGCAAAACGTCAACATTTCAGAAATTCTTAATAAATTTATTACCCTTGTTTATCACTATCAAATCAGACTTCCATCGAGCATGCTTTTAGTTATACGTTGCCTGATTATTTTAGAAGGCGTCGGCAATCAAATTGATCCCCAATTTAATCCTACAGCTAACATGATCCCTTATGCTCAAAAAATGTTAAGCAAACAGTTTCAGCCTGCCAAAATAATAAGTGATTTAAATCAATTTTTAAAAGAAAACCTTTGGGTTATGAAGTCTTTTCCCAATGATCTTCTGCTTCTTTTACAAAAAATCATAAAGGGGAAATATGAAATCAAACTTGATCACGAAGGTTTAGAAGATCTAAATCAAACGATTAATAAAGCTAGCAGCAGATTAACTAGTGGTATTCTTGCTACTGGGGCTATTGTTGCTTCATCACTTATTATTAGAAGCAATTTACCACCTTTAATTAGTGGTTTTTCTATTTTTGGTATTTTAGGTTATATAATTTCCTTTATCATCATCATTAGTATTTTTCTAACAATTAGAAAAGATATTAAATAA
- a CDS encoding metal-dependent hydrolase codes for MTSQTHDLAALTALNLCIVILTVPSMSIATAFVAVCACFIGGLIADLDKPTAKIWDKLPAGNLLGRALQPFLGAHRHLSHSAVGLVLFGLAASYILNLISPVLLVDITIVWWAFMIGLISHIIMDLLTSEGVPLLFPIDIHFGIPPIKFLRMKTGSFWERYLVKPGLIVANAYLLFANLDRYVQFFHSLGK; via the coding sequence ATGACCAGCCAAACCCATGATTTGGCAGCTCTGACTGCCCTCAATCTTTGCATCGTTATTCTTACAGTTCCCAGTATGTCTATTGCTACGGCTTTTGTAGCTGTTTGTGCTTGTTTTATTGGTGGACTGATCGCAGATTTGGACAAACCTACTGCTAAAATTTGGGATAAATTACCAGCTGGTAATTTACTAGGCCGAGCCCTACAACCATTTTTAGGAGCTCATCGACATCTATCACATTCAGCTGTGGGGCTGGTTTTATTTGGTTTGGCAGCCAGCTATATTTTAAATCTTATTAGTCCGGTTTTATTAGTTGATATTACTATTGTGTGGTGGGCTTTTATGATTGGACTAATTTCTCATATTATTATGGATCTGTTAACTTCAGAAGGTGTGCCACTTTTATTTCCTATTGATATTCATTTTGGAATTCCACCAATCAAATTTTTGAGAATGAAAACTGGTAGTTTTTGGGAAAGGTATTTGGTCAAACCTGGACTTATTGTTGCTAATGCCTATCTACTTTTTGCTAATTTAGACAGATACGTTCAGTTTTTTCACAGTTTAGGAAAATAA
- a CDS encoding exosortase/archaeosortase family protein: MAKKTYLQTFLQNQFYQRLIVFLGLYLCIIPLLLTLLTPIFHLDQYARFAYPTVISPIILLIIVAVYSPELKDFRFIKQLNQTLSWGILSLVFLGVYLELYQVVAWLLVHYNFSAHWFHLLLVYGVKNLFYLSLFLSIFGFAFLRKFYILAIQFLAFNIIYYGLFFILFPYWEYLAKCSALVAAFLLNLVFTQTEIIIDGTNVALILHNFNVGIGEACAGTMLILLFATLYTVFCFIKPQAVQIPKAIFFLVIGSFGAFMLNSLRIFLLMVIGQSNPDLAMSLFHDHATWILFVVYFLGFLKGTYQYVTK; the protein is encoded by the coding sequence ATGGCTAAAAAAACATATCTTCAGACATTTTTGCAAAACCAGTTTTACCAGAGATTAATAGTTTTTCTAGGTCTCTACTTGTGTATTATTCCCTTATTACTTACATTATTAACGCCCATTTTTCATTTAGATCAGTACGCTCGGTTTGCTTACCCTACGGTTATCAGCCCTATTATCTTACTTATTATAGTAGCGGTATATAGCCCAGAACTGAAAGATTTTAGATTTATTAAACAGCTAAATCAAACTTTATCTTGGGGAATTTTAAGTTTAGTTTTTTTGGGAGTTTATTTAGAGCTTTACCAGGTTGTGGCTTGGCTTTTAGTGCATTACAATTTTTCAGCTCACTGGTTTCATTTGCTTTTAGTGTATGGGGTTAAAAATCTTTTTTATCTTAGTTTATTTCTGAGTATTTTTGGTTTTGCGTTTTTGCGTAAATTTTACATTTTAGCTATTCAATTTTTGGCATTTAATATTATCTATTACGGTTTGTTTTTTATACTGTTTCCATATTGGGAATATCTAGCTAAATGTTCAGCTTTAGTAGCTGCTTTTTTACTAAACTTAGTTTTCACTCAGACTGAAATTATTATTGATGGCACTAATGTGGCCTTAATCCTGCATAATTTTAACGTTGGTATCGGGGAAGCTTGTGCTGGTACTATGCTGATTTTGCTTTTTGCTACACTGTATACGGTTTTTTGTTTTATCAAACCGCAAGCAGTTCAAATTCCCAAAGCTATATTTTTCTTGGTCATTGGGAGCTTTGGCGCCTTTATGTTAAATAGTTTGCGGATTTTTTTGCTTATGGTGATTGGTCAAAGCAACCCTGACTTGGCCATGAGCTTATTTCATGACCATGCTACTTGGATATTGTTTGTAGTTTATTTTTTGGGTTTTCTAAAAGGAACATACCAATACGTAACCAAATAG
- a CDS encoding HD domain-containing protein: MTTASSELSTQEVGQENQWTETTIVKHYLDHNLPQQISSVIESVLDFGNEPELRNELARLVVQETRKYITDTKLSEEVKHIAHEFLDYGIETSPEILLHCLSVAFTARDFCMQVSQGLDFSPNQAFFACLVHDYGRFEKKVIELTTEGNSIWNGTLKKPRLKLSDPEWAMVTTHPQRGYEIIKTKAQQLGIEDDPTIQLALHSTLLHQRWFNPPEEIVEKNRSYPNNEILADLGFNPKEIPPIVLLSTLADVYCARLDPFRHFYQKPQSPEEAIAAMTDDLGTHFDPELGKAFLDWRSSF, from the coding sequence ATGACTACAGCAAGTTCGGAACTTTCTACTCAGGAAGTTGGACAAGAAAACCAATGGACAGAAACAACCATTGTCAAACATTATTTAGATCACAATCTACCTCAACAGATATCCAGTGTTATTGAATCTGTCTTGGATTTCGGCAATGAGCCAGAGTTAAGAAATGAGTTAGCAAGATTAGTTGTTCAAGAAACCAGAAAATACATCACTGATACTAAGCTTTCCGAAGAAGTTAAACATATAGCTCATGAATTTTTGGATTATGGTATTGAAACTTCTCCAGAAATTTTATTGCACTGTTTGTCAGTTGCGTTTACTGCCCGAGATTTTTGCATGCAAGTTAGCCAAGGTTTAGATTTTTCTCCGAACCAAGCTTTTTTTGCTTGTTTGGTTCATGATTATGGTCGATTTGAAAAGAAAGTTATTGAACTCACTACTGAGGGAAATTCTATTTGGAATGGTACTTTGAAAAAACCAAGATTAAAATTATCAGACCCTGAGTGGGCAATGGTTACAACTCACCCTCAAAGGGGATACGAGATTATAAAAACAAAAGCTCAGCAATTGGGCATTGAAGACGACCCAACTATACAGCTTGCTTTACATTCCACTTTACTTCATCAACGCTGGTTTAATCCGCCTGAAGAAATTGTAGAGAAAAACAGATCATATCCCAATAATGAAATATTGGCTGATCTTGGTTTTAATCCTAAAGAAATACCTCCTATTGTCTTATTATCCACACTTGCTGATGTATATTGCGCTAGATTAGATCCTTTTAGACATTTTTATCAAAAACCTCAATCTCCAGAAGAAGCTATCGCTGCTATGACAGACGATTTGGGTACTCATTTTGATCCTGAATTGGGAAAGGCTTTTTTAGACTGGAGAAGCTCTTTTTAA
- a CDS encoding Fic family protein → MFQPQYSLTNHLFNNVATCERLYGQVEALRLPKQLELNLKRNNLIESAYASNRIEGNPMTLPEVTNLILNDRMPSNRDEKEIANYFAMLEKLDSYAQKPFSAKLVTDLHQELFAHFEEGAGRLRNEIVAVSRYTREENGKVKLNIKHMPPYHAKTEIRQALEELLSWAKQQTELPVVVKAGIFHHHFVYIHPFLDGNGRICRMLTALLFIKAGYRINRYFILDDYYDIDRNQYSDMLHSADDGDKTQWLEYFSDGVKYSLQSALAKAQTSLQTLHIAQRPSTKERTVLDIMMKYPETTSTEIAGQLQVSRQQAHNLLSGLVEKGLIERKGSTKSSYYVLK, encoded by the coding sequence ATGTTTCAACCCCAATATTCCCTAACTAATCATCTTTTTAATAATGTTGCTACCTGTGAGCGGCTGTATGGTCAAGTTGAGGCTTTACGCCTCCCAAAACAGTTGGAATTAAATCTTAAACGTAATAATCTGATTGAATCAGCCTATGCTTCCAACCGGATCGAGGGTAACCCCATGACCTTACCTGAGGTAACTAATTTGATTCTTAATGACCGCATGCCAAGCAATCGTGATGAAAAAGAGATTGCTAACTATTTTGCCATGTTGGAAAAATTGGATAGTTATGCTCAAAAACCTTTCAGTGCCAAGCTAGTAACTGATTTACATCAGGAATTATTTGCTCATTTTGAAGAAGGAGCTGGCCGGCTTCGCAATGAAATAGTGGCCGTCAGCCGTTATACAAGAGAGGAGAATGGCAAAGTAAAGTTGAATATTAAACATATGCCTCCATATCATGCTAAGACCGAAATCAGACAAGCTTTGGAAGAATTATTGTCTTGGGCTAAGCAACAAACTGAATTACCAGTAGTAGTCAAAGCTGGGATTTTTCATCATCATTTTGTTTATATTCACCCATTTTTAGATGGAAATGGTCGGATTTGCCGGATGCTAACTGCCTTACTATTTATAAAAGCCGGCTATCGAATCAATAGGTATTTTATTTTGGATGATTACTATGATATTGATCGAAACCAGTATTCCGACATGCTGCACAGTGCTGATGATGGTGACAAAACTCAGTGGCTCGAATATTTTAGCGATGGAGTTAAGTACTCACTTCAAAGTGCTTTAGCTAAAGCTCAAACTTCATTGCAAACACTACACATAGCTCAACGACCAAGCACTAAAGAACGGACAGTTTTGGATATTATGATGAAATATCCAGAAACTACTTCAACAGAAATCGCTGGACAGTTACAAGTTTCGAGACAACAAGCTCATAACTTATTAAGTGGTCTGGTGGAAAAAGGGTTAATAGAAAGAAAGGGAAGTACAAAGTCAAGCTACTACGTACTAAAATAA
- a CDS encoding histidine phosphatase family protein gives MAQTIYFVRHGQKEKHPGDPSLTDLGIRQAKATANYFKDKTIDALYSSPLLRTKETAQYINVNFGLNLIIEQRLYERLNWGDRKGETFEEFWQLWQKTDLDRNFKPPKSRSSNQTGRDVLEFCNQVLADKNIKSILMATHGGTIGDFLRIVFDNSLLPTKTNPENQAQYIEVNECSITEVEKHGSNYILKRLNDTSHLI, from the coding sequence ATGGCCCAAACGATTTACTTTGTTCGTCATGGTCAAAAAGAAAAACATCCAGGCGATCCCAGTCTAACTGATCTGGGAATTAGACAAGCTAAAGCAACAGCCAATTATTTTAAAGATAAAACAATTGATGCTTTGTACTCCAGTCCTTTACTAAGAACTAAAGAAACTGCCCAATATATAAATGTAAACTTTGGCTTAAATCTTATTATTGAGCAAAGACTCTATGAACGGCTTAATTGGGGAGATAGAAAAGGAGAGACGTTTGAAGAATTTTGGCAGCTGTGGCAGAAAACTGATTTAGATCGAAATTTTAAACCACCTAAAAGCAGATCATCAAATCAAACGGGAAGAGATGTATTGGAATTTTGCAATCAGGTTTTAGCAGATAAAAATATCAAATCAATATTAATGGCTACTCATGGCGGTACCATTGGTGATTTTTTGAGAATAGTATTTGATAATAGTTTGTTACCCACTAAAACTAATCCCGAAAACCAAGCTCAATATATTGAAGTCAATGAATGCTCAATTACTGAAGTTGAAAAACATGGTTCAAACTATATTTTGAAAAGGCTTAATGACACTAGTCATCTTATTTAA
- a CDS encoding DUF2341 domain-containing protein, with amino-acid sequence MGLFNYSNISKIVLFIAVGLAFTSQVYATGESWLDGYTYRKQITITGSSAGSQTNYQVKITVNKNAGTDTSATVYLNNNVLDSFNDIRFTQSDGQTLLDYWIESSTTDTVTVWVECDSIPESPSTATFYLYYGDGDATSLSSAINTFPFYDNFDDNSVNTSLWDVAQSGSATYNESGGYARVSGSSSGSWVLAYFRTKTAFGPQYAIRAKQYFSASSANFCSYSGFADNTHTSYFDLANAVILDNNKYNWASDEHNLVTYASGSGVGQAAGNQNASWKVFEYRRYTDNAQIMYDDISATAITTPASIPTANLYAGMWVNPGAGASGYIYTDWFLVRKYVNPEPSMAFGEESTYTPSYVITNPPESTQITLASDEESDVTSSGQTGIQTVAIAKSTYRVAAFSVDFSADRDWTDLTVDSDGEKAVLHYDGGFTSIPGSSGESFSLYIPDNGGSRVRICPNASSLAQVTSGCSNEYFLTTSDSSVSKTTVNGIDYWVIAGLSGTGGEEAEAPSGGSSSSYQAPLFTDLALYFTLFLSIIGGFKIIRKTIPLA; translated from the coding sequence ATGGGCCTATTTAACTATTCCAACATATCCAAAATTGTTCTTTTTATAGCCGTTGGCCTTGCTTTTACTAGCCAGGTTTATGCCACTGGTGAATCTTGGCTTGATGGCTATACGTATCGCAAACAAATTACTATTACTGGCTCTTCTGCAGGTTCGCAAACTAATTATCAAGTTAAAATCACTGTCAATAAAAATGCTGGCACCGATACTAGCGCTACTGTGTACCTAAATAACAATGTTTTAGATAGTTTTAATGACATCCGTTTTACCCAATCTGATGGACAAACATTGCTTGATTATTGGATTGAGTCTTCTACGACAGATACGGTGACTGTTTGGGTAGAATGTGACAGCATTCCTGAGTCTCCTAGTACCGCCACTTTTTACCTTTACTATGGTGATGGTGATGCCACTAGCTTAAGTAGTGCCATCAATACGTTTCCTTTTTACGATAATTTTGATGATAATTCTGTCAATACTTCTCTTTGGGATGTTGCTCAATCTGGTTCTGCTACGTATAATGAATCCGGTGGTTACGCTAGGGTTTCGGGATCATCCTCAGGATCTTGGGTTTTAGCCTACTTTAGAACCAAAACTGCTTTTGGGCCTCAGTATGCCATTAGGGCCAAACAGTACTTTTCTGCTTCTAGCGCTAATTTTTGTTCATACAGCGGCTTTGCTGATAATACTCATACTTCTTATTTTGATCTTGCCAATGCTGTAATTCTTGATAACAATAAATACAACTGGGCTAGTGATGAACATAATCTCGTCACCTATGCCAGCGGAAGCGGGGTCGGTCAAGCAGCTGGCAACCAAAATGCTTCTTGGAAAGTTTTCGAATATCGTCGTTATACGGATAATGCGCAAATCATGTATGACGATATTTCTGCTACTGCTATTACTACTCCAGCCAGTATTCCTACTGCTAATTTGTATGCTGGCATGTGGGTAAACCCAGGAGCTGGCGCTTCCGGTTATATATATACTGATTGGTTTCTTGTGCGCAAATATGTCAATCCAGAACCAAGCATGGCTTTTGGAGAGGAATCAACTTATACTCCCAGTTACGTTATTACTAATCCTCCTGAGTCTACTCAGATTACTCTCGCTTCTGATGAAGAATCAGATGTTACCAGCTCCGGTCAAACTGGAATCCAAACTGTAGCTATTGCTAAAAGTACTTACCGCGTTGCTGCTTTTTCTGTTGATTTTTCTGCAGATAGGGATTGGACAGATCTAACCGTTGATAGTGACGGTGAAAAAGCTGTCTTGCACTATGATGGCGGTTTTACTTCAATCCCTGGTAGCTCCGGAGAAAGCTTTAGTTTGTACATTCCTGACAATGGTGGCTCTCGTGTCAGAATTTGCCCAAATGCTAGTTCTTTAGCACAAGTAACTTCTGGCTGTAGTAATGAATATTTTCTGACTACTAGTGATAGTAGTGTAAGTAAAACAACAGTAAACGGAATAGATTACTGGGTCATTGCTGGATTGAGTGGAACTGGAGGCGAGGAAGCAGAAGCACCATCAGGAGGTAGTAGCAGTTCTTATCAAGCCCCACTCTTCACTGATTTAGCTTTATATTTCACCCTCTTCTTATCTATCATCGGAGGTTTTAAAATTATTCGAAAAACTATTCCTCTTGCTTAA
- a CDS encoding ABC-F family ATP-binding cassette domain-containing protein has product MISVKDLSFSYREKPIFIKANCMVGNCQKVGLVGPNGAGKSTLFNLLMGREFPEEGTVTVQGSVELVSQEVKRDKILEGSSTIRNYLDSKYQYQNAELKKMLVGLEMADIDLEKPPHKLSGGQKTKLAIIRALLLEPDILLLDEPTNFLDIAGKKWIMNFLAHYPKTILLVSHDLNLLDQAIDKVIAIDIHKHTLEEYKGNYSNFVKRKKERDDLLKRQILNEQKHIARMKEGLQKMARFKTDRGVKQRTQLKRRIEKLETSLPDLPQEVQQIKLNLPEPSHVGAMPIMIRGVSKSFGTTVVLDNVSLSIAKGERIALIGPNGAGKSTLIKIALGLLTPDSGEIIKNNNLDIGYYSQEFEVLDMDKNLFEIAQEQAHLSEGKIRSVLGKFMFSQSKVFQKIETLSGGEKTRLAIALILLKQHNLLILDEPTTYLDVMSQRVILEALKKYQGAMLFVSHTPEFVEGLQPSRALLLPQNKIRYWEKELATLAGEI; this is encoded by the coding sequence ATGATTTCAGTAAAAGATCTTTCATTTTCATACCGGGAAAAGCCAATTTTTATTAAAGCAAATTGTATGGTGGGTAATTGCCAAAAAGTCGGCTTAGTCGGCCCCAATGGTGCCGGTAAGTCTACGCTGTTTAACCTCCTGATGGGAAGGGAGTTTCCGGAAGAAGGTACGGTCACTGTTCAAGGTAGCGTAGAACTAGTTTCCCAGGAGGTAAAACGTGACAAAATTTTGGAAGGAAGTTCTACTATACGAAATTATCTTGATAGTAAGTATCAATACCAAAACGCAGAGCTAAAAAAAATGCTGGTTGGGCTGGAGATGGCCGACATAGATCTTGAAAAACCGCCCCACAAACTAAGCGGCGGTCAAAAAACTAAACTCGCTATTATAAGGGCTTTGCTTTTGGAGCCGGATATTTTGCTCCTGGATGAGCCAACTAACTTTTTAGATATAGCCGGGAAAAAGTGGATCATGAATTTTTTAGCCCACTATCCCAAAACCATTCTCTTGGTATCTCATGACTTGAACTTGCTCGACCAAGCCATTGATAAAGTTATTGCTATTGACATCCATAAACATACTTTAGAAGAGTATAAGGGCAATTATTCAAATTTTGTAAAACGTAAAAAAGAACGCGATGATTTACTTAAACGTCAAATCCTTAATGAGCAAAAACATATTGCCCGTATGAAAGAGGGTTTGCAAAAAATGGCACGCTTTAAAACTGACCGAGGAGTTAAACAACGTACTCAGCTCAAACGTCGTATTGAAAAATTGGAAACTTCACTGCCTGATTTGCCTCAAGAAGTCCAGCAGATCAAACTGAATTTACCGGAGCCAAGCCATGTCGGGGCCATGCCTATTATGATTAGAGGAGTTTCCAAATCCTTTGGCACCACTGTCGTTTTAGATAATGTTTCTCTATCGATTGCAAAAGGGGAGCGGATAGCCCTCATTGGCCCTAATGGCGCCGGAAAAAGCACTTTAATTAAAATTGCTTTGGGGCTTCTTACTCCAGATTCAGGAGAGATAATTAAAAATAATAATTTAGACATTGGCTATTATTCTCAAGAATTTGAAGTCCTGGATATGGATAAAAACCTGTTTGAAATAGCTCAAGAACAAGCTCATTTGAGCGAAGGCAAAATTCGCTCAGTTTTAGGGAAATTTATGTTTTCCCAATCAAAGGTATTTCAAAAAATCGAAACTTTATCAGGTGGTGAAAAAACCAGATTAGCCATAGCTTTAATTCTGCTTAAACAACATAACTTGCTCATCCTAGATGAACCAACTACCTATTTGGACGTTATGTCCCAGCGGGTCATTTTGGAAGCTTTAAAAAAGTACCAAGGCGCTATGTTGTTTGTTTCCCATACACCTGAATTTGTAGAAGGTTTACAACCCAGCCGAGCATTACTGTTACCACAAAATAAAATCAGGTATTGGGAAAAAGAATTAGCTACTCTAGCTGGGGAAATATAA
- a CDS encoding MFS transporter translates to MSDNFLILGWYGFAHFLVDAACAGLVYSLSIGSQFAGLNFFFLIVLYNVFAFGFQPLIGFIVDSYRLPRFSAIIGYGLIVISLLVASLLPTLSFFLAGFGNAFFHVGGGIVSLSINPGKATAPGLFVAPGALGLFIGMIAGKSNTSLFYWVVLLLLAGVTTLLLPAPKTIYNYIKKVAKIRYGTIIILLLLASISVRALVGMAVFFPWKSNILLLAILTLAAGSGKGMGGIVADKLGWVKTSVGALVLSIPFLYLGAAYPLLGIAGMLLFQMTMPVTLVALAMLLPGSPGFTFGLTTLALLLGALPVMFAYHGFFTQPIINSLTIVGSAAILFVSLRLFFKTAASKQLVVHE, encoded by the coding sequence ATGTCAGACAATTTTTTAATCCTTGGATGGTATGGTTTTGCCCATTTTCTGGTAGATGCTGCTTGTGCTGGTTTAGTATACTCTCTTTCTATCGGTTCCCAGTTTGCAGGTTTAAATTTTTTCTTCCTGATTGTTCTATACAATGTGTTTGCATTTGGTTTTCAGCCACTTATTGGTTTTATTGTTGATAGCTATCGACTACCTCGTTTTTCTGCAATCATTGGCTATGGTTTGATTGTAATCAGTCTTTTAGTAGCTAGTCTTCTACCAACACTCTCATTTTTCTTAGCCGGTTTTGGCAATGCCTTTTTCCATGTTGGTGGAGGAATTGTCAGCCTAAGTATAAACCCAGGCAAAGCAACAGCTCCTGGTTTGTTTGTAGCTCCCGGAGCACTAGGTTTATTTATTGGCATGATAGCAGGTAAATCAAACACCTCTTTGTTCTACTGGGTTGTTTTACTGCTGTTGGCTGGTGTGACAACGCTGTTATTACCTGCTCCCAAAACTATTTATAACTATATTAAAAAGGTAGCTAAAATCCGCTACGGGACCATTATAATTTTACTTTTACTTGCTTCTATTTCGGTTCGGGCACTGGTGGGTATGGCTGTATTTTTTCCCTGGAAAAGCAACATACTTTTATTGGCAATTTTGACTTTGGCAGCCGGAAGCGGCAAAGGTATGGGTGGCATTGTGGCTGACAAATTGGGTTGGGTAAAAACCAGTGTGGGTGCTTTAGTACTTTCAATACCCTTTTTATACCTGGGTGCTGCTTATCCCCTTTTAGGTATTGCCGGTATGCTTTTGTTTCAGATGACTATGCCCGTTACACTGGTAGCTTTAGCAATGCTGCTGCCAGGCAGTCCCGGTTTTACCTTTGGTTTGACAACCTTAGCCTTGTTGCTAGGAGCTTTGCCGGTTATGTTTGCCTATCACGGATTTTTCACCCAGCCAATTATCAATAGTCTTACCATTGTGGGTTCAGCCGCCATACTATTTGTAAGTTTGCGATTGTTTTTTAAAACAGCAGCATCAAAACAGCTAGTTGTTCACGAATAA
- a CDS encoding VOC family protein yields MKFLPLLPELYISSLKKSLEFYVDIIGFKIEYSREHPNFAFLSYQGSQLMIQELVPGEKEKENLDYPFGRGINFQIDTESVNPIMKSLKQHEYPLIRGIKDSWYQAGKVVYGCREILVNDPDGYLLRFSESLGKKKIK; encoded by the coding sequence ATGAAATTTCTACCGTTATTACCAGAACTGTATATTTCCAGTCTCAAAAAAAGCCTAGAATTTTATGTGGACATTATCGGTTTCAAAATTGAGTATAGCCGAGAGCACCCAAACTTTGCCTTTCTCTCCTATCAGGGTAGCCAGCTGATGATTCAGGAGCTGGTGCCCGGTGAAAAGGAAAAAGAAAATCTGGACTACCCGTTTGGCCGGGGCATCAATTTTCAAATCGATACTGAAAGTGTTAACCCCATTATGAAATCATTAAAACAACATGAGTATCCCCTTATCCGTGGCATTAAAGACAGCTGGTATCAGGCTGGAAAAGTAGTGTACGGTTGCCGGGAAATATTAGTCAATGACCCAGACGGATACTTGTTGCGCTTTTCTGAAAGTTTGGGCAAAAAGAAAATTAAATAA